From the genome of Streptomyces sp. V1I1, one region includes:
- a CDS encoding GDSL-type esterase/lipase family protein, whose protein sequence is MRFMFVGDSMTIGRAGDYTWRYRMWQHLATSFDGPYKIVGPRTELYDTVANAPVGASYADPAFPADARRHLAGWGEGWLHMAPIVRETVAAEQADILLVSLGLIDLGFYTDSAQTALNARHFIAEARAANPHVRMILLPVIPNIRARTDAPFAAECDRFNELLAKSVADLDSAISPILLASRPESYAIDRDTYDGTHPGPSGEHKLAAAFAGAMHQAWGLGGPYGSVSR, encoded by the coding sequence ATGCGTTTCATGTTCGTCGGCGACTCCATGACCATCGGACGCGCCGGCGATTACACCTGGCGCTACCGCATGTGGCAGCACCTGGCCACGTCCTTCGACGGCCCGTACAAGATCGTCGGCCCGCGCACCGAGCTGTACGACACCGTCGCCAACGCCCCCGTCGGCGCCTCGTACGCGGACCCCGCCTTCCCCGCCGACGCCCGCAGGCACCTCGCGGGCTGGGGAGAGGGCTGGCTGCACATGGCGCCGATCGTCCGGGAGACGGTCGCCGCGGAGCAGGCCGACATACTGCTGGTCTCGCTCGGCCTGATAGACCTCGGCTTCTACACGGACAGCGCCCAAACCGCCCTGAACGCCCGCCATTTCATCGCCGAGGCCCGCGCGGCAAACCCGCATGTGCGGATGATCCTGCTGCCGGTCATCCCCAACATCCGCGCCCGCACGGACGCGCCCTTCGCGGCGGAGTGCGACCGCTTCAACGAGCTGCTGGCGAAGTCGGTCGCGGACCTGGACTCGGCGATTTCGCCGATCCTGCTGGCATCGCGCCCGGAGTCGTACGCCATCGACAGGGACACGTACGACGGGACGCACCCGGGCCCGTCGGGCGAACACAAACTGGCGGCGGCGTTCGCGGGGGCGATGCACCAGGCTTGGGGCTTGGGCGGGCCGTACGGGTCGGTCAGCCGCTGA
- a CDS encoding ribbon-helix-helix protein, CopG family yields MGSTVLSLRIDGELLDRLRHHAARRGMSVQDYVVRTLIRDDFDERFKAAVDETEKFYGRT; encoded by the coding sequence ATGGGATCGACAGTGCTCAGTCTCCGGATAGACGGTGAGCTGCTCGACCGTCTCAGGCACCATGCCGCCAGACGCGGAATGAGCGTCCAGGACTATGTGGTCCGGACGCTCATCCGCGATGACTTCGACGAACGCTTCAAGGCGGCGGTCGACGAGACAGAGAAGTTCTACGGGCGTACGTGA
- a CDS encoding MFS transporter: MSTGPGADSAPAPAPTTMFSSLKIRNYRLFATGQVVSNTGTWMQRIAQDWLVLTLTGSASAVGITIALQFLPMLLFGLYGGVLADRLPKRPLLLATQVAMGITGLALAVLTLSGHVQVWHVYLTAFLLGLVTVVDNPARQSFVAEMVGPEQLGNAVSLNSANFQSARLVGPAVAGVLITAVGSGYAFLLNGLSFLAPIAGLLLMRNSELHKLQRAPRAKGQLREGLKYVAGRPELIWPIVLVGFIGTFGFNFPIWLSAFVDDVYHSGASTYGLLNTLMAAGSLAGALLAARRGTSRLRVLVGAAVLFGVLEIVTAFAPQFWIFAVLMVPIGMFGLTVNVTANASIQMATEPAMRGRVMSLFMMVFVGGTPLGAPLVGWITDTYGPRIGFAAGGTVALVAAIGVGVMLARVGGLRLKIDLRRGRRHVEFVPRARDELATAA; encoded by the coding sequence TTGAGTACGGGACCCGGAGCAGACTCCGCACCCGCACCCGCCCCTACAACCATGTTCAGCTCGCTGAAGATCCGTAACTACCGGCTCTTCGCCACCGGGCAAGTGGTCTCCAACACCGGCACCTGGATGCAGCGCATCGCCCAGGACTGGCTGGTACTGACGCTGACCGGATCCGCGTCCGCCGTCGGCATCACCATCGCGCTGCAGTTCCTGCCCATGCTTCTGTTCGGCCTGTACGGCGGCGTGCTCGCGGACCGGCTGCCCAAGCGGCCGCTGTTGCTGGCCACCCAGGTCGCGATGGGCATCACCGGCCTGGCGCTCGCCGTACTCACGCTCAGCGGCCATGTCCAGGTGTGGCACGTCTACCTCACGGCCTTTCTGCTCGGCCTCGTCACCGTCGTCGACAACCCGGCGCGCCAGTCGTTCGTCGCCGAGATGGTCGGTCCTGAGCAGCTGGGCAACGCGGTCAGCCTCAACTCCGCCAACTTCCAGTCCGCGCGGCTGGTCGGCCCGGCCGTCGCCGGTGTGCTGATCACGGCCGTCGGCAGCGGTTATGCCTTCCTGCTGAACGGACTGTCCTTCCTCGCGCCCATCGCGGGCCTGCTGCTGATGCGCAACAGCGAGCTGCACAAGCTCCAGCGCGCACCGCGCGCCAAGGGGCAGCTGCGGGAAGGGCTGAAGTACGTCGCGGGCCGGCCCGAGCTGATCTGGCCGATCGTCCTCGTCGGCTTCATCGGCACCTTCGGCTTCAACTTCCCGATCTGGCTCTCGGCCTTCGTGGACGACGTCTACCACTCCGGCGCGAGTACGTACGGCCTGCTCAACACCCTGATGGCGGCCGGATCCCTGGCGGGCGCCCTGCTCGCCGCCCGGCGCGGCACCTCGCGACTGCGGGTGCTGGTCGGCGCGGCGGTGCTGTTCGGCGTCCTGGAGATCGTGACCGCGTTCGCGCCGCAGTTCTGGATCTTCGCGGTGCTGATGGTGCCGATCGGGATGTTCGGCCTGACGGTCAACGTCACGGCCAACGCCAGCATTCAGATGGCGACGGAACCGGCCATGCGAGGCCGCGTGATGAGCCTGTTCATGATGGTCTTCGTGGGCGGTACGCCACTGGGCGCGCCCCTCGTCGGCTGGATCACCGACACGTACGGACCGCGGATCGGCTTCGCGGCGGGTGGCACGGTGGCGCTGGTCGCGGCGATCGGAGTCGGCGTGATGCTCGCCCGTGTGGGCGGGCTGCGCCTCAAAATAGATCTGCGGCGGGGACGCAGGCATGTGGAGTTCGTCCCGAGGGCGAGGGACGAGCTGGCGACGGCGGCGTGA
- a CDS encoding NCS2 family permease, whose amino-acid sequence MATVSVGGAPQPTPGQQPQNHLDRFFKISERGSTVAREVRGGFATFFAMAYIIVLNPIILGSAKDMYGHQLDGGQLVTATVLTAAFSTLLMGVIGNVPIALAAGLGVNTVVALQLAPRMSWPDAMGMVVLAGFVVMLLVATGLRERVMNAVPRSLRKGIAIGIGLFIMLIGLVDSGFVSRIPDAAMTTVPLQLGMGGHLDGWPVLVFALGALLTLGLIIRKVPGAILISIVVMTIVAMVINAVATVPSWGLTTPKWPGNPVASPDFGLVGEVSLLGGFEKVGYLTGVLFVFTVLLSCFFDAMGTILGVGDEAKLMDKDGNLPGINKVLFVDGIAVAAGGATSSSAATCFVESTAGVGEGARTGLASVVTGALFSVALFLTPLATMVPSQAATPALLAVGFLILAGSVRDIDWNDFTVAVPAFLAMVMMPFTYSITNGIGIGFIAFSVLRLAAGRGREVPVAMYVVSAVFVFYYAMPALGLT is encoded by the coding sequence ATGGCCACCGTCTCGGTCGGCGGCGCCCCACAGCCGACCCCCGGGCAGCAGCCGCAGAACCACCTGGACCGCTTCTTCAAGATCTCTGAGCGCGGTTCCACGGTCGCCCGCGAGGTACGCGGCGGATTCGCCACCTTCTTCGCGATGGCCTACATCATCGTGCTGAACCCGATCATCCTCGGCAGCGCGAAGGACATGTACGGGCACCAGCTCGACGGCGGCCAGCTGGTCACCGCCACCGTGCTCACCGCGGCCTTCTCCACGCTGCTCATGGGCGTCATCGGCAATGTCCCGATCGCTCTCGCGGCCGGCCTCGGCGTGAACACCGTCGTCGCCCTCCAGCTCGCACCCCGGATGTCCTGGCCGGACGCGATGGGCATGGTCGTACTCGCCGGCTTCGTCGTGATGCTGCTGGTCGCCACCGGTCTGCGCGAGCGCGTGATGAATGCCGTACCGCGCAGCCTGCGCAAGGGCATCGCGATCGGCATCGGTCTCTTCATCATGCTGATCGGCCTGGTGGACTCGGGCTTCGTCTCCCGTATTCCGGACGCCGCCATGACCACCGTCCCGCTCCAACTTGGCATGGGCGGCCACCTGGACGGCTGGCCGGTCCTCGTCTTCGCCCTCGGTGCGCTGCTCACGCTCGGGCTGATCATCCGTAAGGTGCCGGGCGCGATCCTCATCTCGATCGTCGTGATGACGATCGTCGCGATGGTCATCAACGCGGTGGCGACGGTCCCGTCCTGGGGCCTGACCACGCCGAAGTGGCCCGGCAATCCGGTCGCGTCGCCGGACTTCGGACTGGTGGGCGAGGTCAGCCTGCTCGGCGGCTTCGAGAAGGTCGGCTATCTGACGGGCGTGCTGTTCGTCTTCACCGTGCTGCTGTCCTGCTTCTTCGACGCGATGGGCACGATCCTCGGCGTCGGCGACGAGGCCAAGCTGATGGACAAGGACGGCAACCTCCCCGGCATCAACAAGGTGCTGTTCGTCGACGGCATCGCGGTCGCCGCGGGCGGCGCGACCTCGTCATCCGCCGCGACATGCTTCGTGGAGTCCACGGCGGGCGTCGGCGAGGGGGCCCGTACCGGCCTCGCGTCCGTCGTCACGGGTGCGCTGTTCTCGGTGGCGCTGTTCCTCACGCCGCTCGCCACGATGGTCCCGTCCCAGGCGGCGACGCCCGCGCTGCTGGCGGTGGGCTTCCTGATCCTGGCGGGGTCGGTACGGGACATCGACTGGAACGACTTCACCGTCGCCGTCCCGGCGTTCCTGGCGATGGTGATGATGCCGTTCACGTACTCCATCACCAACGGCATCGGCATCGGCTTCATCGCCTTCAGCGTGCTGCGGCTGGCGGCCGGAAGGGGCCGCGAGGTGCCCGTGGCCATGTATGTGGTGTCCGCGGTGTTCGTCTTCTACTACGCGATGCCGGCGCTGGGCCTTACGTAA
- a CDS encoding DUF2530 domain-containing protein has protein sequence MAKWTPKHEAPEPLEGPVVATIIGGTSLWFVLFLVQIPFYSWFDERDLMWWVWTCLAGAGLGLIGIWYVRGRETAIKRSQAAEASEAAEAAEAADDGPASATDEGK, from the coding sequence ATGGCGAAGTGGACCCCGAAGCACGAGGCACCCGAGCCCCTGGAGGGGCCCGTCGTCGCCACCATCATCGGCGGCACGAGCCTCTGGTTCGTCCTCTTCCTCGTACAGATCCCCTTCTACAGCTGGTTCGACGAGCGCGACCTCATGTGGTGGGTGTGGACATGTCTGGCCGGCGCCGGTCTCGGGCTGATCGGCATCTGGTACGTGCGGGGGCGGGAGACGGCGATCAAGCGCTCGCAGGCCGCCGAGGCGTCTGAGGCGGCCGAGGCAGCCGAGGCAGCGGATGACGGTCCGGCTTCCGCAACCGACGAAGGCAAATGA
- a CDS encoding DUF397 domain-containing protein → MNTDLDWFKSSYSGGEGECVEVATCPHTIHVRDSKNPARRALALSPTAWTAFIESVR, encoded by the coding sequence ATGAACACGGACCTCGACTGGTTCAAGAGCAGCTACAGCGGCGGCGAGGGCGAGTGCGTCGAAGTCGCCACCTGCCCCCACACCATCCACGTCCGCGACTCCAAGAACCCGGCCCGCCGCGCCCTCGCCCTCTCCCCCACCGCCTGGACCGCCTTCATCGAGTCCGTCAGGTAA
- a CDS encoding WD40 repeat domain-containing protein, with the protein MRSLPYVTGAAAAAAVVVLAAAPVAADDSGFTIQDPRITESSGLAASRVHPGIYWTHNDQDEPRVFAIDSKTGETVATITLSGVGKPRDMEAISVGTDGNVYVGDIGDNLDGGWDHVWIYRFTEPKALKDMTVRATQYTVKYADGARNAEALMVHPKTGRVYIASKNEDGGGLYEGPATLSPTRTNVFRRMGEVPWVTDGAFSPDGKELVLRSYFSARGYEWKDGGLGADHRVSAPIQGQAESVTYTADGTALIFGTEGEQSEVERVRLGKESVSDGGSKSPSEGGSSAADDGGDKSSFTYGLIVLVGAAALVFGGKRLLRRD; encoded by the coding sequence ATGCGCTCGCTTCCGTACGTCACCGGGGCCGCCGCGGCTGCCGCCGTCGTGGTGCTCGCCGCCGCCCCCGTCGCCGCCGACGACTCCGGGTTCACGATCCAGGACCCGCGGATAACGGAGTCCAGCGGGCTCGCCGCCAGCCGCGTGCACCCAGGGATCTACTGGACGCACAACGACCAGGACGAGCCGCGCGTCTTCGCCATCGACTCCAAGACCGGCGAGACCGTCGCGACGATCACCCTCAGCGGGGTCGGGAAGCCCCGGGACATGGAGGCCATCTCGGTCGGCACGGACGGGAACGTCTACGTCGGGGACATCGGCGACAACCTCGACGGCGGCTGGGACCACGTCTGGATCTACCGTTTCACGGAGCCGAAGGCGCTCAAGGACATGACCGTCCGCGCGACGCAGTACACCGTGAAGTACGCGGACGGCGCGCGGAACGCCGAGGCGCTGATGGTCCATCCCAAGACCGGCCGCGTCTACATCGCGTCGAAGAACGAGGACGGCGGCGGGCTGTACGAAGGGCCCGCGACCCTCAGCCCCACGCGGACCAATGTCTTCCGGCGGATGGGGGAGGTGCCATGGGTGACGGACGGGGCCTTTTCGCCGGACGGGAAGGAGCTGGTGCTGCGCTCGTACTTCAGCGCGCGCGGTTACGAGTGGAAGGACGGCGGTCTCGGGGCCGACCACCGGGTGTCGGCGCCGATTCAGGGGCAGGCCGAGTCCGTGACGTACACCGCTGACGGCACGGCGCTGATATTCGGGACGGAGGGCGAGCAGAGCGAGGTGGAGCGGGTCCGGCTCGGCAAGGAATCCGTCTCGGACGGGGGAAGCAAGTCACCGTCCGAGGGCGGGAGTTCGGCCGCCGACGACGGCGGCGACAAGAGCAGCTTTACGTATGGGCTCATCGTCCTGGTCGGCGCCGCCGCGCTCGTCTTCGGGGGGAAGCGGCTGCTGCGCCGCGACTGA
- a CDS encoding aldo/keto reductase — MKYTQLGRTGLKVSRLVLGTMNFGPLTEEADSHTIMDAALGAGINFFDTANVYGWGENKGRTEEIIGSWFAKGGDRRDKVVLATKVYANMAADSDAWPNHDKLSALNIRRAVDASLKRLRTDYIDLYQFHHIDRDTPVEEIWQAIDVLIKQGKILYAGSSNFPGWKIAQTNETARRLGSFGLVSEQCLYNLAERRAEMEVIPAAQEYGLGVIPWSPLQGGLLGGVIKKETEGGRRASGRAAEALADAETRAQIQAYEDLLDKHGLEPGETALAWLLTRPGVTGPIVGPRTADQLASALRAVELELSDELLSELDEIFPGPGPSPEAFAW, encoded by the coding sequence ATGAAGTACACGCAGCTCGGACGCACCGGACTCAAGGTCAGCCGACTCGTCCTCGGGACGATGAACTTCGGGCCTCTCACCGAAGAGGCCGACAGCCACACCATCATGGACGCCGCGCTCGGCGCGGGGATCAACTTCTTCGACACCGCCAATGTCTACGGCTGGGGCGAGAACAAGGGCCGCACCGAGGAGATCATCGGCAGCTGGTTCGCCAAGGGTGGCGACCGCCGCGACAAGGTCGTGCTCGCCACCAAGGTGTACGCGAACATGGCCGCCGACAGCGACGCCTGGCCCAACCACGACAAGCTGTCCGCACTGAACATCCGCCGCGCCGTCGATGCCAGCCTCAAGCGGCTGCGGACCGACTACATCGACCTCTACCAGTTCCACCACATCGACCGGGACACGCCCGTCGAGGAGATCTGGCAGGCGATCGACGTCCTCATCAAGCAGGGCAAGATCCTTTACGCGGGCTCCAGCAACTTCCCCGGCTGGAAGATCGCGCAGACCAATGAGACCGCCCGCCGCCTCGGCTCGTTCGGCCTGGTCAGCGAGCAGTGTCTGTACAACCTCGCCGAGCGCCGCGCCGAGATGGAGGTCATCCCGGCCGCGCAGGAGTACGGCCTCGGCGTGATCCCGTGGTCGCCGCTGCAGGGCGGGCTGCTCGGCGGAGTCATCAAGAAGGAGACCGAAGGCGGACGGCGTGCCTCCGGGCGGGCCGCGGAAGCCCTCGCCGACGCCGAGACCCGTGCGCAGATCCAGGCGTACGAGGACCTGCTCGACAAGCACGGCCTGGAGCCGGGCGAGACCGCGCTGGCCTGGCTGCTCACCCGGCCGGGGGTCACCGGGCCCATCGTCGGGCCGCGTACGGCGGACCAGCTCGCCTCCGCGCTGCGCGCCGTCGAACTGGAGCTGAGCGACGAGTTGCTGTCCGAGCTGGACGAGATCTTCCCGGGGCCGGGGCCCTCGCCGGAGGCCTTCGCCTGGTAG
- a CDS encoding MarR family winged helix-turn-helix transcriptional regulator yields MVDDKKVNQVVEVRNTVADVPGYELPLLLFAGFRSLIDRLHAELAAQGHPDVRPAHGFAMQAIGAHGATASEIGRRLGVSKQAAGKTVDRLVALGYAERTDDPADARRKRIRLTAHGMDALARSAAIFDQLRAEWADALGAGRVADIEDALRTVVPAEAFRLDAAGWFGGA; encoded by the coding sequence GTGGTTGACGACAAGAAGGTAAACCAGGTTGTCGAAGTGCGCAACACCGTTGCCGACGTGCCGGGTTACGAGCTGCCCCTGCTGCTCTTCGCCGGGTTCCGCTCCCTTATCGACCGGCTCCACGCGGAGCTGGCCGCGCAGGGACACCCGGATGTACGGCCCGCGCACGGCTTCGCCATGCAGGCCATCGGCGCGCACGGCGCGACCGCCAGCGAGATCGGGCGGCGGCTCGGGGTCTCCAAACAGGCCGCCGGCAAGACGGTCGACCGCCTCGTCGCCCTGGGTTATGCCGAGCGCACCGACGACCCGGCCGACGCGCGCCGCAAGCGGATCCGGCTGACCGCGCACGGAATGGACGCCCTCGCCCGCTCGGCCGCGATCTTCGACCAGCTGCGCGCGGAGTGGGCGGACGCGCTCGGCGCGGGGCGCGTGGCCGATATCGAGGACGCGCTGCGTACGGTCGTCCCGGCCGAGGCCTTCCGGCTCGACGCCGCGGGCTGGTTCGGCGGCGCGTGA
- a CDS encoding MarR family winged helix-turn-helix transcriptional regulator, whose amino-acid sequence MPDLSPGSDADVAAVNALRSAVMRLGRRLKHQRVDESLSPTEMSVLGTLALCGSATPGELARKEHVQPPSMTRIVALLEAKGLVRLEPHPDDRRQKVVSPTERAEAMLEESRRKRNAWLASLAEGLDEDEWAKLRAAAPVLEKLAHL is encoded by the coding sequence ATGCCTGACCTGTCCCCTGGCAGCGACGCCGACGTCGCCGCCGTGAACGCTCTCCGCTCGGCCGTGATGCGGCTGGGCCGACGCCTGAAGCACCAGCGCGTCGACGAATCGCTGAGCCCCACCGAAATGTCGGTGCTCGGCACCCTCGCCCTTTGCGGCTCCGCCACCCCCGGCGAGCTGGCCCGCAAGGAGCATGTCCAGCCGCCGTCCATGACCCGGATAGTGGCGTTGCTCGAGGCCAAGGGACTGGTCCGGCTCGAGCCGCACCCCGATGACCGCCGGCAGAAGGTGGTCAGCCCGACCGAGCGGGCGGAAGCCATGCTCGAGGAGAGCCGCCGCAAGCGGAACGCCTGGCTGGCCTCGCTCGCAGAGGGTCTGGACGAGGACGAATGGGCGAAGCTGCGCGCAGCCGCCCCCGTACTGGAGAAGCTCGCACACCTGTAA
- the thpR gene encoding RNA 2',3'-cyclic phosphodiesterase, protein MRLFAAVLPPAPAAGELALAVDRLRTLPGADGLRWTGRDGWHFTLAFMGEVDDSLLPELHERLGRAAHRTASFPLRLHRGGRFGRRALWAGVAGGLEEMRMLAERADAAARRSGVSMEEHRRYHSHLTIARSRDDADLRPYVEALDTFEGTPWEVAELALVRSNLPVSGVRGEQPRYETVGSWPLEPAS, encoded by the coding sequence ATGAGACTTTTTGCTGCCGTACTGCCGCCGGCCCCGGCCGCCGGTGAACTCGCCCTCGCCGTAGACCGGTTGAGGACCCTGCCCGGCGCGGACGGCCTGCGCTGGACCGGCCGGGACGGCTGGCACTTCACGCTCGCCTTCATGGGCGAGGTCGACGACAGCCTGCTCCCCGAGCTGCACGAGCGGCTCGGGCGGGCCGCCCACAGGACCGCGTCCTTCCCGCTGCGCCTCCACCGCGGCGGACGGTTCGGCCGACGGGCGCTGTGGGCGGGCGTGGCGGGCGGTCTGGAGGAGATGCGCATGCTCGCGGAACGCGCCGACGCGGCGGCCCGGCGGTCCGGGGTCAGCATGGAGGAGCACCGCCGGTACCACTCGCATCTCACGATCGCCCGCAGCCGCGACGACGCGGATCTGCGCCCGTACGTCGAGGCGCTCGACACCTTCGAGGGCACGCCCTGGGAGGTGGCCGAGCTCGCGCTCGTACGCAGCAATCTGCCGGTGAGCGGGGTACGGGGCGAGCAGCCGCGGTACGAGACGGTCGGGTCCTGGCCGCTCGAACCGGCGAGTTAA
- a CDS encoding carboxymuconolactone decarboxylase family protein: protein MFAEHTLESAPAASRRAMESTTKRLGHLPPAVARLASSPHLLDGFLKLSAMFEQTTLDPVAREVVVMTVAARNECHVCVAMHTGKLRTLGAEEGLIAALCEQKPLADERLEAVRQFTLEVLRTAGGVGDEELGAFLARGYTEQNALEVVMGIGTYTMSTLANRLTRAPLQ, encoded by the coding sequence ATGTTCGCTGAACACACCCTGGAATCGGCGCCGGCCGCCTCGCGCCGCGCCATGGAGTCGACGACGAAGCGCCTGGGCCACCTGCCGCCGGCCGTCGCCAGACTCGCCTCCTCGCCCCACCTGCTGGACGGCTTCCTCAAGCTCAGTGCGATGTTCGAGCAGACGACCCTCGACCCGGTCGCCCGCGAAGTGGTCGTCATGACGGTCGCGGCGCGGAACGAGTGCCATGTGTGCGTGGCGATGCACACCGGCAAGCTGCGCACGCTGGGTGCGGAGGAAGGGCTGATCGCCGCGCTGTGCGAGCAGAAGCCGCTGGCCGACGAGCGCCTGGAAGCGGTACGGCAGTTCACGCTGGAGGTGTTGCGTACGGCAGGGGGCGTGGGCGACGAGGAGCTGGGGGCGTTCCTGGCGCGGGGCTACACGGAGCAGAACGCGCTGGAGGTGGTCATGGGCATCGGGACGTACACGATGTCGACGCTGGCGAACCGGCTTACACGCGCACCGCTTCAGTAG